GCATCTAAAGACAGTTGGCATGGGTAAGAGCTTTCTTACTGCAGGTGGTTTTTATCCCAATACTCTATAAATTACTATTGAACTTTCCTGAGTATCCAGAAAAAAGTTTGTTAGGTATGGAACCCAAAATCCAGTGATTAGAGATGAACCATTCTTCTCAATTGAGAATTTGCCGAGACTTGCTATATGGCTTGGTTTGtagtcaatttttataaatatcctaGGTGTGTTTGAGAAGCATGGTCTTCTGTAATCATTCTTGGGTTTCTTTCATGTCCATTAAATCAgacttttaaatgtattatttaaatcttttttttcaatctatCAATAATTGAGAGATGTATGTTGAAATCTTCCCCAAGGTAGTGAATTTGTTTTCCCCTTAagttctgtatttttgttttatgtatttgaaccCATTTTGTTAGGTTTATACAGTCTAGGTTCATaccatttagaacattttcttcctgATGAATGGAGATTTTTAATGACATAAGTGACATTCCTAATTCCTCATAAATGGCTGTTGTCTGAAAGtcttattttttccagaattaatATAGTTAATCCAGTCATCTTTTGGTTGGTATTTGCCTGTTAtatcattttttgtcttttattttcaaccattgtgtgtgttttaaaattttagatgtctctcaaatatatatggcttattttgttttattcattccgataacctttttttaaaaaaaaaaaaaggttcagtgCATTTCAGTGCTGAAATTCACGTTCAGTGCTGAGTTCagtgcatttacattttttttgatTATTGGTTGATATATTTAGACTTGTTTCTGCCATTTTACTTTATGCTGTTTGTcctgcttctttgttttttttgttttttattctttgaccttccctcttctctcctccttgtAAAAACTTGTTTGAGATGggtgtgtttttttccccttacctcttccttcttctggttTGGAAATTATATGCTGTGTTTCTATTCTTTTAGTAGTTAGCCTTGAAATTCCACGGTACATGCTTATTAACAAAGACAAAAGTTATTGCAGTGGCCCTTGAACAACAGAATGGTTAGGGGGTCAGTGTCTGTGTaggtcaaaaatccatgtataactttttacTTCTCAAATTTTACCACTAGCAGCCCACTTTTGATCAGAAGTCTTACAGATAATGTAAAgagtcaacacatattttgtatgttttatgtatcATACagtgtattcttacaataagatagagaagagaaaattttgttaagaaaattatgaggaagaaaaaatacatttacagggacacctgggtggctcagagcttgagtgtctgcctttggcttagggtgtgatcccagggttctgggatcaagtcccacgtcgggctccctgcatggagcctgcttgcttctccctttgcctgtgtctctgcctctctttctctgtgtctctcatgataaaataaaatctttaaaagataaaaagaaaaaaaaatacatttacaaatacTATAGAAAATCCACTTGTAAGCAGACCCACATAGTTCAAAACTGTTTTGTTCAAGCATCAGCTATATTTTAACCCTCCCCTCCTTATAGTCTTTTTAACTCTGACCTAACTTTCATGTGTAGCTGCATCTCAGATCTTCCATATAGAATGCCTtgcctcaaaaacaaaacaaaacaaaaagaagaatgcCTTGCCTCTCTTTCTAAAGTGCTTTCTTCAGAAATTCCTTTAGCAAAGATCTGTTGTTAGTAAATAGGGCCTCCTGTTAGATGCCTCATGGAATAAATTTGAACGTTGCCCCCTTCTTGTATAACATCATGTTCTATTggtaaatattctttaatttatctgaaaatgtccttGTTTCATCCTTGTTCTTGAAAGATTTGATATGCCTGAAGTCATAGTTCTAGATTGGGTTATTTTCTCATAGCCCTGGAAGCTCTTCGTTGTCTTCTAGCTTCATTATCAATGTTGAAAAGTCCACCTTCAACATTACTGTTCTTGTTCTTGGAAATAATCTGTCAGTCTCTGGCTGCTTCTGGATGTTCCAGTTTGGAAGAATCTACAGTTTTGCTATAATGGGTCTAGATGTGGATTGCtctttatttgttctgtttcagaGTGCTGCCTATATCTGTGGATCACTTTCATCAATTCAGAAAATTTCTCAGCCATTATCTCTTCAAAAATCACCTGTTTTTCATGCTCTACAGTCtctatattatttcctttggaaACTCCAGATTTCTTATTGTCTTAACATCTCTCTTtaacttcttttatatttttccagttcTCCTCCAAGTTTTCTGTACTACCTTTTAGGTCAGGGATAGGCAAACTTTTTTTGtcaagggccagatagtaaatattttattttattttatttttttaagattttatttatttattcatgagagagagagaggcagagacacaggcagagggagaagcaggctccatgcagggagccccatgtgggacttgatccctgggcagaaggcaggagctaaaccgctgagccacccagggatcccctaaatattttaggctctgaaGGCCAAGAGGTGAGATTCAAGGATATTATAtagttatgtatgtatgtaagtgaGAAAGTTCCTGCCCTGCCCCATTTCCTGATGCATATCACCTGGCTGCTGGATACACTCTGTGTTCAATTGCTTAGTTTCAGGATGAAATGAGTAGCCTGGTGGGATGTGGGGAAGGGTGGTAGTACCAGAATTGGTTTTACCCTGTGCCCCAGTGGCACCCAGATTCTAGCATGCCCTTCTTTCTTCAGAGAGCCCAGCACAAGCCAGACTCTTGAACTGAGATTCCACTTCTCAGGTGCCAGCAATTGCTGACAGCAAACCCCAATATGTAGATAGTAGCCAGCGTGGGACCTTGGCAGTGGTGTGACACATGTGCTGGCCAGAAAAAAGGCAGGTGCGGGAAGTAGGGAACAGGGTAAAGGGAGGTACCCCACCTGGTCTCTGGCTCACAGTGCCAGCCCACAGGAGCAGAGTCTGCAGGCTGTATAAAAACAGCTAGGGGGCCAGTTTAGACCCACAGACTACAGTTGGCTGAACTTTATTGCGAAtaattcagatttattttccaGTTCAGTAGTCTGTGTATTGTGCTGCGTGGCCCatccatttaatttaatttcaaatacagtttttttattttttaaagttcttttgggttctgttttcagttttgcttGGCAGTTTTGATTCTctgttgtttttcctttgctcagctcttttatttatttaaatatttcattaaaagttATGTAGAGTGTCTGGTAACTCCCAGTATCTGAAAACTTGAGGGAGTTGAAATCTATTCGTCAACTGCAACCAGTGATAGAAATGAATCCTAAATCTTGCTCTGTGTGGTAATCATGATATAGTGGCCATTCGCATCATCAGCCTCACACAATGGCATGAAAGCTGCTATGTTCAGAGGGTAGAGCACAACAGATGGGTTTTACAGTGTCAAGTGCTTTGTGGCGAGTGGCGGGAGTGGGAGTGGTTTCCAGACTCAGTGGCCAAAGGTTCCCAGGCCAAGGTTTGCAGAAGTGTTCTGCACACATGTTTGGCCCgagaaatgcaattaaaaacaaCCCTTTACCTCTCCCATTCTTTAGCTTGCTAATAAGGAGATGTTGAAGTTTTTGAGAGGTAGACTTAGGCAGCTTGAAAACAGAGGTAGGCACAACTCTTTGGGGGAAACTTACTTAGGACCTCAGACTTAAGAGAGGAAGTAAATCTCCAGCTATCATAAAGAATCTGTGTAGGAGACCTGCGTGTCCCAACATCTTTTTGTGCACTGTTTTCCTTTTAGGTCTACAAGGAAGTCTTCACGAGGAGCAGCGAGAACCCAGCGTCGTCGACGTTCTAAGTCTCCTGTCCTTCATCCTCCAAAGTTTATACATTGCAGTACAATAGCTGCTTCTTCCAGCAGCCAGCTCAAGCACAAAAGCCAGACTGACTCCCCTGATGGCAGCAGTGGGCTGGGAATTTCCACCCCTAAAGAGTTCAATGCAGGAGAATGCTCTACTTCTCTCGATACTAATCACACAGGGGCAGTTGTTGAGCCTTTGAGAACTTCGGTTCCCAGGCTCCCATCAGAGAGTAAGAAGGAAGACTCCTCTGTTGCTACTCAAGTCTCCCAAGCAAGTCTCAAGGCCAATGATCTCTCTGACTTTCAAGCGGTTTCCAGGCTAAACCAGGGCAAGCCATGTGCATGCATAGGCAAGGAGTGCCAGTGTAAGAGATGGCATGATATGGAAGTGTATTCCTTTTCAGGCCTGCAGAGTGTCCCTCCCTTGGCCCCAGAACGAAGATCCATGCTTGAGGACTACTCTCAGTCACTGCACACCAGAACTCTCTCTGGCTCCCCCCGCTCCTGTTCTGAGCAAGCTCGAGTCTATGTGGATGATGTGACCATTGAGGACCTGTCAGGctacatggaatattacttgtATATTCCCAAGAAAATGTCCCACATGGCAGAAATGATGTACACCTGATAGTAAGAAGCTAATTAATATGCTTTAAACCAATGAAAGGTTGTCAGAGAGATTTAGTTAATGGCAGACCTTGCGGCCACGTTGTGTGAGAAGACATCTTCTGCTCACTGTGCTTGCAATAAAAACTTTTCTTGGCATCTCCGTTCATCTTCTTCCTTTAAACTTACTCCCTGCTCTTACTCCCTGTTCTTACATATGCACCAAGGCGAGCAGATCAAAGGAAAATCCCTCTCCTTTAGAAAAGTTTCTGGGAGATGAAGAAACCGTAATAACTTGACTGGTAGCAGTGGGTTATATGGTAAAAGCCTTTGTAAAGCAGTGCATTTTTCAGATCTGTTTAAGAATTTGTTGGCCAAGGAAAAGGAAACGTTTTGTAACTGGACTGAACACTTGTCATGCTGTAGTTGCCGGCCCAGGATCTTAGAAGTTATAGGACTGATTTAACACAACTTTATTGTGTCTTTCAGGGTTTCTTATGTTATTGTTAAGCCAGAGATCTAAGGTTTAGATTCAATATGAATAAACTAGCTGGCCTGCCCTCTATTGTTTGAGAGAATCATTAATTATCCCCAAATAAACCCCTGCTGGGGCTTGGTATGTGAAGGCGTGTTACATGAAGTTTCTCAGGTAAGAAGCAGCTTGGAGCAGACTGCTTCAGTTGGAAGGAGGGGTGTAATATTTGAAATAAGCACGCATCTTCTCCATCTCCAGTATTATATGTGGTATGTTTCAGTTAGTTGTAGATCTTGTATCTCCGTTTCCAATGTTCCTGATGGATGTTATCTCCTTGCACTCCCCTCCTGCCCCGGGAACCCCAAAACAGAATTTTATACCTGCTATATCCTGTATTTCTAGTTGGCCATCCCAAAATTCTCTCCAaagtttggttaaaaaaaaacaaaacaaaaaactcagttTCAACTAGAGGATGAATCCCTATCTTTTTTTAGGTGGCTCCAAAGTGATTTTTACATATACCACATGTTTTATTTCAGACCATCCTATCAAATCCAGTGAAAATTTGTCCAGCCATTTTAACACCATGTTAACAGAAAGTTTATTTAACTTAGATTACAAAATAAGTTTTATTCTTTACTAAAACATCCACTGACTGGAGTTGGTTCATGACAGTGGGGTCTGGGCTTCACACCTAACGTGATTTGTActtgggagaggtggggagggtaTTCTCTGGAAAAGCCCTAAACCTCTGCATGTTACTAGTTTAGAATGGATTTAGTGACATGTGAAGGCTGTGGTTTGAGCAAGGGAGCATAATCCTTGCCATCACAGTACTGGAAGTTGAGAGATTTCTTGATGCTAACAGAAGGAATGCTATTGCATATACCTAAGGCAACAATTGTGAAACCTTTTGGTCTCATGACACATTTACAAATTAAGGGTGccaaaaagcttttgtttttgtgggttatacttatatttaccatattagaaattaaaactaagaaatttaaaaaatatgtattgatttaaaaataatggtcTTCTTACATGTTAACATTTCTAAtcgaaaaattaacaaaaaagattTGGTGAAAAGAGTGGCTTGtcttacatttttgcaaatttaATGTATGGCTTAATAGAAGACAACTAGGTCTCATATCTGCCTCTGCATTCAGCCTCTTGTGAATATGGGGTATCGTGTGACCGCTAGAAAACTACACTTGTGGGGGGGATGAGCATGAAAAAGGCAGTTAATATGTTAATATCATGTAGGTAGTTTCAACCTCACAGATCTCCTGAAACAGTAGACTTCCAGACCACACTTTAAGAACCACTAATtagggggcagccagggtggctcagcggtttagcgccactttcggcccagattgtgatcctggagatccgggatcaagtcccacatcgggctccctgcatggagcctgcttcttcctctgcctgtgtctgcctctctctctctctctctctctctctctctttctgtgtctttcatgaataaaatcttaaaaaaaagaaccactaaTTAGGCCATTAGAGTTTCTACTGTAAAGGCACCTACCACCCACACCCACTCCTCCACAACTAGTATCTTGCTTCACCTTTTATACTGGTGAGAGTGGAGCAGTTGGGCTTATTGTGTTACCTAAAGTTCCTCAATCTTTAAAGTCCTTTTTAGCTTTTCAGTCCAGTGGTCTGGTTATTTACTTAATTCTGTATGCTAACAGAACAGTCTccagagaatgaagaaagaaaatgccttcctttcaaacaaaattattttaaggagagGTGTTGGGACAAAGTTGAGAAGAACAGAGTTCCAGTGACTGACTAACCTGTTGAAGAAATCCAAACTTGGATGAAAGCTAAGCATTCCAGATTCATGGGAATAAGTTTTAAGTATTTACATTTCAGTCAAAATCTCAAAACATGAATCTTGAAGCTAAAAATTACTCTGCTCAGACCAAGTTGGGCCAACTTTTATGTGTGTGTCCCTCACTCAAACTTGTGACCTTTTGTGAGTGTGATTTATT
This portion of the Vulpes lagopus strain Blue_001 chromosome 18, ASM1834538v1, whole genome shotgun sequence genome encodes:
- the OSER1 gene encoding oxidative stress-responsive serine-rich protein 1: MKSEAKDGEEESLQTAFKKLRVDASGSIASLSVGEGTNVRASVRTAADDTKPKTTCASKDSWHGSTRKSSRGAARTQRRRRSKSPVLHPPKFIHCSTIAASSSSQLKHKSQTDSPDGSSGLGISTPKEFNAGECSTSLDTNHTGAVVEPLRTSVPRLPSESKKEDSSVATQVSQASLKANDLSDFQAVSRLNQGKPCACIGKECQCKRWHDMEVYSFSGLQSVPPLAPERRSMLEDYSQSLHTRTLSGSPRSCSEQARVYVDDVTIEDLSGYMEYYLYIPKKMSHMAEMMYT